In a genomic window of Corynebacterium choanae:
- a CDS encoding ParB/RepB/Spo0J family partition protein, translating to MATEKPKGGLGRGLASLIPSDKRRPAIGDDAADVLFGDRKPRPGSNNTPKPAHPGKPGSAPTPADLAKRVAAAAEQDTGKPVKPSPSPVLDEVNTTNTDTFGAVYKELPIRLITPNPKQPRQVFDEDALEELVHSIAEFGLMQPIIVRQQPTGDDQPAAYELIMGERRLRAAKLAGLSTIPAIVRHTSDQHMLRDALLENIHRVQLNPLEEAAAYAQLLEEFGVTHQQLAEKLGRSRPVISNMIRLLELPVAVQRPVAAGVLSAGHARALLGLQQGAAAQEQLAKRIIAEGLSVRATEEAVVLLNADGQTPVKPKPGRQPRPVPEFASRAADWLADGLDTKVTVAVGKKNRGKIIVEFAGEDDLNRIMGILREHP from the coding sequence ATGGCTACCGAAAAGCCCAAAGGGGGATTAGGTCGCGGCCTGGCCTCCCTCATCCCTTCCGACAAACGCCGCCCCGCCATCGGTGACGATGCGGCCGATGTCCTCTTCGGTGACCGCAAACCCCGCCCCGGCAGCAACAACACCCCAAAGCCTGCCCACCCGGGCAAACCGGGATCAGCACCCACCCCAGCTGATCTTGCGAAACGTGTTGCAGCCGCCGCCGAACAAGACACCGGCAAACCCGTTAAACCCAGCCCGTCACCGGTGCTTGACGAAGTCAACACTACCAACACCGACACCTTCGGGGCAGTGTATAAAGAACTGCCGATCAGGCTGATCACCCCGAACCCGAAACAGCCGCGGCAAGTCTTCGACGAAGACGCCCTCGAAGAGCTGGTGCACTCCATTGCCGAGTTCGGTCTCATGCAACCGATCATTGTGCGGCAACAACCCACCGGTGATGATCAGCCCGCCGCATACGAACTCATCATGGGTGAACGGCGGCTCCGTGCCGCGAAACTCGCCGGGCTTTCCACCATCCCGGCGATCGTCCGCCACACCTCTGACCAGCACATGCTGCGCGACGCTCTCCTGGAGAACATTCACCGCGTCCAACTCAACCCGCTGGAAGAAGCCGCCGCCTATGCGCAGCTCCTGGAGGAATTTGGGGTGACTCATCAGCAGCTTGCCGAAAAACTAGGCCGTTCCCGGCCGGTGATCTCTAACATGATTCGGCTGCTTGAACTACCGGTTGCTGTGCAGCGCCCCGTCGCCGCAGGAGTGTTGTCTGCCGGTCACGCCCGGGCACTGCTGGGACTGCAACAGGGTGCTGCCGCTCAAGAACAACTCGCCAAACGTATCATCGCTGAAGGTTTATCAGTGCGGGCCACCGAAGAAGCGGTGGTGTTACTCAACGCGGACGGTCAAACCCCGGTGAAACCGAAACCTGGCCGGCAACCCCGCCCCGTTCCTGAGTTCGCCAGCCGGGCAGCCGACTGGCTTGCCGACGGACTCGACACCAAAGTGACAGTAGCTGTTGGGAAGAAAAACCGGGGCAAAATCATTGTCGAATTTGCCGGCGAAGATGACCTCAATCGGATTATGGGGATTCTGCGGGAACATCCTTAA
- a CDS encoding RNA polymerase sigma factor produces the protein MTQHTNTTTSVTRPACSNHPPTTTRTAQGFPVAKRHHASAPKTATGHCRTTTQQPVTHPPTTTPPTPHRPTTTSGSHHHDPDTHLVHRYCEGETSAFRDIVARHEEHLRWVARRYAKCEQDAEDIMQDALFSASRGLAKFRQDAKLSTWLYRIVANAGYDHAHKNWRGEQLILDDDSSGRTLLEVLESTEPTSDQALSITMQAALQKLSQEQREAIVLIDIIGHTVNQVAAYQGVRPGTVKSRRSRAKEILRSELTPIFDD, from the coding sequence ATGACACAGCACACCAACACCACCACCAGCGTCACACGACCAGCCTGCAGCAACCATCCACCAACAACCACCCGCACCGCCCAAGGATTCCCGGTAGCAAAACGCCACCACGCCAGCGCACCCAAAACAGCCACCGGCCACTGCCGAACCACCACCCAACAGCCAGTCACTCACCCACCCACCACAACCCCACCAACACCCCACCGCCCCACCACAACAAGCGGCAGCCACCACCACGACCCCGACACCCACCTGGTGCACCGTTACTGCGAAGGCGAAACCTCCGCCTTTCGTGACATTGTGGCCCGGCACGAAGAACACCTGCGCTGGGTGGCGCGCAGATACGCCAAATGTGAACAAGACGCCGAAGACATCATGCAAGATGCGTTGTTCTCTGCATCCCGAGGGCTGGCAAAATTCCGGCAAGACGCAAAACTGTCCACCTGGCTCTACCGGATTGTCGCCAATGCTGGCTACGACCATGCACACAAAAACTGGCGCGGCGAACAACTCATTCTCGACGACGACAGCAGCGGCCGCACCCTGCTCGAAGTGTTAGAAAGCACTGAACCCACCAGCGATCAAGCCCTGTCGATCACCATGCAAGCAGCATTGCAAAAACTCTCCCAAGAACAACGGGAAGCCATTGTGCTCATCGACATTATTGGACACACCGTCAACCAGGTAGCCGCCTATCAAGGTGTTCGCCCAGGAACAGTGAAAAGCCGCCGATCGCGGGCGAAAGAGATCCTACGCAGCGAACTTACCCCCATCTTCGACGACTAG
- the trxB gene encoding thioredoxin-disulfide reductase translates to MADIHDLIIIGSGPAGYTAAIYAARAQMNLVMFEGIEYGGSLMTTTEVENYPGFAEGIMGPALMEEMRNQALRFGADLRQELVDEVALSGDVKTVHAGGEVFHAKTVILGMGAAPRYLGVPGEQELLGRGISACATCDGFFFRDHDIAVIGGGDSAMEEALFLTRVAKSVTIVHRRDEFRASAIMLQRAQDNEKIRFLTNTVVTQVNGQDKVENLHVKNTVTGEESTLDVTAMFVAIGHDPRSQIVAGQVDLDPAGYVQVQHPSTATNIPGVFAVGDLVDSHYQQAITAAGSGCRAAIDAEQYLMAQEAAQ, encoded by the coding sequence ATGGCTGACATTCACGATCTCATCATTATCGGCTCCGGCCCGGCCGGCTACACTGCAGCGATCTACGCTGCCCGGGCACAGATGAACCTCGTGATGTTTGAGGGCATCGAATACGGCGGCTCCCTGATGACCACCACCGAGGTGGAAAACTATCCTGGTTTCGCGGAGGGGATTATGGGTCCTGCGCTCATGGAAGAGATGCGGAACCAGGCGCTGCGTTTCGGCGCTGATCTTCGGCAAGAACTCGTCGACGAAGTTGCACTATCCGGTGATGTGAAAACTGTGCACGCCGGCGGCGAAGTATTCCATGCCAAGACCGTGATCTTGGGCATGGGTGCAGCCCCCCGCTATCTGGGTGTTCCCGGTGAACAAGAACTCCTCGGCCGCGGTATTTCGGCCTGTGCTACCTGCGATGGTTTCTTCTTCCGCGACCATGATATTGCGGTGATCGGTGGCGGCGACTCCGCGATGGAAGAAGCACTCTTTTTAACGCGTGTCGCCAAGTCTGTCACTATTGTGCATCGCCGTGATGAATTCCGCGCCTCGGCAATCATGTTGCAGCGCGCCCAGGACAACGAAAAAATCCGTTTCCTCACCAACACTGTGGTCACCCAGGTCAATGGGCAAGACAAAGTAGAAAACTTACACGTGAAAAACACGGTCACCGGGGAAGAGTCCACCCTCGATGTCACGGCAATGTTCGTTGCCATCGGCCACGATCCTCGTTCGCAGATTGTCGCCGGACAGGTTGATCTTGACCCGGCCGGCTATGTCCAGGTGCAGCATCCCTCTACGGCCACCAATATCCCTGGGGTATTTGCTGTCGGCGATCTTGTCGATTCGCACTACCAGCAGGCGATTACTGCTGCAGGATCCGGCTGCCGGGCAGCAATCGACGCGGAACAATATCTCATGGCGCAAGAAGCCGCACAGTAA
- a CDS encoding 3'-5' exonuclease, whose translation MTTMTTKVIISDQTFTPELRKRIGGWFTMLVRDPQHPSLHIAPLHNSRDPRIRTAPIDLHYRAVLLELRPQPGEVTYVLLAVKNHDDAIDYAKQVHLAPNPVSGHIEPFLTATPGWDNPVDQGWNTDASAGAASQPATSEALTDTDADYPADNFELTPWEILAESGITASLLATELGCSQAVIAALRTSVDEASLLAMIADAPSWQKDAVIGLLAGLTIDEIAAELHVDNSQFATDPTTDRGLVDRLQASNYYCEPDEHTLQAMLEHGSFAAWRLFLHPSQQHAVDCDHSGSARVVGGAGTGKTVVLLHRTNRLLHNPVAAQPPRVLLTSFTRPLAQQLKTQLNELNPHLPEANYPGLPGLAVSGIDATVSSFLRHAPAAEVNRCRSQLFGHSGDYRPTVMNDRTADQLWREAAAVYGADLPATKQHPLFLRAEFTEVLLHTDLNNQQDYLTTARIGRGTQLSKRERAIIFTITQEFLRRCGQLAALPFAAHAVLAAAILEARQEPLLDHIIVDEAQDFHAGHWRFIRAAVQPGPNDIFFAEDSHQRIYGNRLSLARFGIETRGQASHRLRHNYRTTKETLDFAAAILAEETFFDSTGFADTTLGYRSLRHGPHPQMLRAASKTDEQQAIVDKVRHWLSRNEPNTHIGILARTRDQISEIVATLADHGIDCVTKRSGKTPWDGQVSAHTMHHAKGMEFTHVLLADMSEDSMSKLGLYEGCPPAEQNESLQRERALLYVAASRARDELAITVVGEPTSLIPLD comes from the coding sequence ATGACCACTATGACCACCAAGGTGATTATCAGCGATCAAACCTTCACCCCTGAGCTGCGGAAACGCATCGGCGGATGGTTCACGATGCTAGTTCGTGACCCGCAGCATCCATCGCTTCATATTGCACCGCTACACAACAGTCGGGATCCGCGGATTCGTACCGCCCCAATCGATCTGCACTATCGGGCTGTGCTGCTGGAACTTCGCCCCCAACCCGGTGAAGTCACCTATGTGCTGCTTGCAGTAAAAAACCATGATGACGCCATCGACTATGCCAAACAGGTGCACCTTGCCCCGAATCCCGTCAGTGGCCACATCGAACCCTTCCTCACTGCCACGCCCGGCTGGGATAATCCCGTCGACCAGGGGTGGAACACCGATGCCTCGGCGGGTGCTGCAAGCCAGCCGGCCACCAGCGAAGCTTTAACCGATACCGACGCTGATTATCCCGCAGATAATTTCGAACTCACCCCGTGGGAAATCCTGGCAGAATCCGGGATCACCGCTTCCCTGCTGGCGACCGAACTTGGCTGCAGCCAAGCAGTCATTGCAGCGTTACGCACAAGCGTCGACGAAGCGAGCCTGCTTGCCATGATTGCTGATGCCCCCAGCTGGCAGAAAGACGCAGTCATTGGTTTGCTGGCAGGGTTGACCATCGATGAGATCGCCGCCGAGCTGCACGTCGACAACTCTCAATTCGCCACTGATCCAACCACCGACAGGGGTCTTGTCGACCGGTTGCAGGCCTCGAACTATTATTGCGAACCTGATGAACACACCCTGCAGGCGATGCTTGAACACGGCAGCTTCGCCGCATGGCGGTTGTTCCTCCACCCGTCACAACAGCACGCAGTTGACTGTGACCATTCCGGATCGGCTCGGGTTGTTGGCGGTGCCGGCACCGGGAAAACCGTGGTGCTGCTGCATCGCACCAACCGGCTGTTGCACAATCCGGTAGCCGCCCAGCCACCCCGGGTATTGCTCACCAGTTTCACCCGGCCGCTCGCCCAACAGTTGAAAACGCAACTCAACGAACTCAACCCGCACCTTCCGGAAGCCAACTATCCGGGGTTGCCCGGTTTAGCAGTGAGCGGTATCGATGCAACCGTGAGTAGTTTTCTGCGGCACGCCCCGGCCGCGGAAGTCAACCGGTGCCGCAGTCAACTATTTGGGCACAGCGGCGACTATCGACCAACAGTGATGAATGACCGCACCGCCGACCAGCTGTGGCGGGAAGCTGCCGCCGTCTATGGCGCTGATCTGCCGGCAACGAAGCAGCATCCGCTGTTCCTGCGGGCAGAATTCACCGAAGTACTCCTGCACACTGATCTCAACAATCAGCAGGACTATCTCACCACTGCCCGTATCGGTCGCGGCACCCAGCTGTCGAAACGGGAACGCGCCATCATCTTCACGATCACACAAGAGTTCCTGCGCCGCTGCGGGCAGCTTGCGGCGCTACCATTTGCGGCCCATGCGGTGCTTGCGGCAGCCATCCTTGAGGCACGCCAAGAACCACTGCTCGACCACATCATCGTTGATGAAGCGCAAGATTTCCACGCCGGCCACTGGCGATTTATTCGGGCCGCCGTCCAACCAGGACCGAACGATATTTTCTTCGCCGAAGACTCCCATCAGCGGATCTACGGTAACCGTTTGTCACTTGCCCGATTCGGCATCGAAACCCGGGGGCAAGCCAGCCACCGGCTCCGGCACAACTATCGCACCACGAAAGAAACCCTCGACTTTGCCGCAGCAATCCTGGCGGAAGAAACATTTTTCGACTCCACCGGTTTCGCCGACACCACATTAGGCTACCGGTCACTGCGACACGGGCCGCATCCCCAAATGCTGCGGGCAGCCTCAAAAACCGATGAGCAGCAGGCGATCGTCGACAAGGTACGCCACTGGTTATCCCGTAATGAACCCAATACGCATATCGGGATCCTTGCCCGTACCCGTGACCAAATCAGTGAAATCGTGGCCACGTTAGCCGATCACGGCATTGACTGTGTCACCAAACGATCCGGGAAAACCCCCTGGGATGGGCAAGTGTCGGCGCACACCATGCACCATGCCAAAGGAATGGAATTTACCCACGTACTGCTCGCCGACATGTCGGAAGATTCCATGTCAAAACTCGGCCTCTATGAGGGCTGTCCGCCGGCGGAACAAAACGAATCCTTGCAACGGGAACGTGCCCTGCTCTATGTGGCGGCGTCCCGTGCCCGCGACGAGCTGGCTATCACCGTAGTCGGCGAACCCACCAGCCTCATCCCCTTGGATTAA
- a CDS encoding N-acetylmuramoyl-L-alanine amidase — protein sequence MHEVLRVGDRSPRIAEVRATLARLGLLDGYAADVTGNGQMTYSDADTIYDDQLATAVQAFQQSRGIVANGYIGEATLTVLREASYTLGARVLSFQPNNVLVGDDVAQLQQHLLELGFYAGRLDGHYGADTHNAVRTYQLNSGLTDDGICGPKTIRSLKYLGRRITGGNPHAIREREQVRQAGPQLAGKRVVIDPALGGTDSGRMVQGRFGEISEEEILWDLATRLEGRMIAAGMETIKSRPRFDNPSHTQRADIANAFGADVMLCLRCDSYQNEKANGCATFFFGSEHGSTSLSGEHLSGLIQREITARTGLNNCGNHARTWDMLRLTQMPTIEIVTGYVTSPDDVALLTDPQVRDAIAESVVVAVKRFYLLDSDTLETGTYKFADLLAEEELLD from the coding sequence GTGCACGAAGTTTTACGCGTTGGCGACCGGTCTCCTCGGATTGCCGAGGTCCGAGCCACCTTGGCCCGGCTCGGGCTGTTGGACGGCTATGCCGCCGACGTCACCGGCAACGGTCAAATGACCTACAGTGATGCCGACACTATCTATGACGATCAGCTGGCTACAGCAGTGCAAGCCTTCCAGCAGTCCCGCGGTATTGTTGCCAACGGCTATATTGGCGAAGCAACATTAACCGTGCTGCGGGAAGCGTCGTACACGCTGGGTGCCCGGGTGTTGAGTTTCCAACCCAATAATGTGCTCGTCGGCGACGATGTGGCGCAGCTCCAACAGCATCTGCTCGAGCTCGGGTTTTATGCTGGCCGCTTGGATGGCCACTATGGTGCCGACACCCATAATGCGGTGCGCACCTATCAGCTCAACAGTGGTTTGACTGACGATGGTATTTGCGGGCCGAAAACGATCCGTTCGCTGAAATATTTGGGGCGCCGGATCACCGGCGGTAATCCGCATGCAATCCGGGAACGGGAACAGGTACGCCAGGCAGGTCCACAGCTTGCCGGCAAACGGGTGGTTATTGATCCTGCCCTGGGTGGCACCGATTCTGGGCGCATGGTGCAGGGACGATTCGGCGAAATCAGCGAGGAAGAAATCCTGTGGGATTTAGCGACCCGGTTAGAAGGTCGCATGATTGCCGCAGGGATGGAAACCATCAAGTCCCGTCCCCGATTTGATAACCCTTCCCATACGCAACGGGCTGATATTGCCAATGCTTTCGGCGCCGATGTGATGCTGTGTCTGCGATGTGACAGCTATCAGAATGAGAAAGCTAATGGCTGTGCCACGTTTTTCTTCGGCTCTGAGCATGGTTCAACCTCGCTGTCGGGGGAGCATTTATCTGGGTTGATCCAGCGGGAGATTACTGCCCGAACCGGTTTGAATAACTGCGGGAATCATGCCCGCACCTGGGACATGCTGCGGTTGACGCAAATGCCCACCATTGAGATTGTCACCGGCTATGTGACCAGCCCTGACGATGTGGCATTACTGACCGACCCGCAGGTGCGTGACGCGATTGCCGAATCGGTGGTCGTGGCAGTGAAACGGTTTTATCTATTGGATTCCGACACGTTGGAAACTGGCACCTATAAATTCGCTGATTTGCTCGCGGAAGAAGAACTACTCGACTAG
- a CDS encoding ParA family protein, with amino-acid sequence MDDTNFADTPIAAAAQRAAWIRSPRTPSLPKPDRPRLITISNQKGGVGKTTTTVNLAAGLAIAGMNVLVIDLDPQGNASTALGAEHVAGTPSSYEVLIGDITPDEAMQQSPNHNNLYCIPATIDLAGSEIELVNLDNREFRLADAINADFLARYDFDYVFIDCPPSLGLLTVNAMCAVEEVLIPIQCEYYALEGVGQLLHNISLIRAHLNPQLHISTIVLTMYDARTKLAEQVAAEVRNHFGEVVLTNTIPRSVKVSEAPGYGQTVLDYDPGSRGAMAYLDAAIELGKRGDYVPLDADDPIGRAPSS; translated from the coding sequence ATGGACGACACGAACTTCGCTGACACGCCCATTGCGGCGGCCGCGCAACGCGCCGCCTGGATTCGTTCACCACGCACCCCATCGTTGCCGAAACCAGATCGGCCACGGCTGATTACGATCTCTAATCAAAAAGGCGGCGTCGGGAAAACCACCACCACCGTCAATCTTGCCGCCGGTTTAGCGATTGCCGGCATGAACGTGCTGGTTATCGATCTTGACCCGCAGGGCAATGCGTCAACCGCACTCGGCGCGGAACATGTGGCCGGCACCCCCTCCTCCTATGAGGTGCTCATCGGGGACATCACCCCCGATGAGGCGATGCAACAATCGCCAAACCACAACAACCTGTACTGCATTCCGGCCACCATTGATCTGGCCGGCAGCGAAATCGAACTCGTCAACCTAGACAATCGGGAATTTCGGCTTGCCGACGCGATCAATGCCGACTTTCTTGCCCGCTACGACTTCGATTATGTGTTTATCGACTGTCCCCCGTCGCTGGGCCTGCTCACCGTCAACGCAATGTGCGCCGTCGAAGAAGTACTCATCCCCATCCAGTGTGAATACTATGCCCTCGAAGGGGTTGGCCAGCTGCTGCACAACATCAGCCTGATTCGGGCGCATCTCAACCCGCAGCTGCACATCTCCACCATTGTGTTGACCATGTATGATGCCCGCACCAAACTTGCCGAACAGGTTGCCGCCGAAGTGCGCAACCACTTCGGGGAGGTAGTGCTCACCAACACTATTCCCCGCTCGGTGAAAGTGTCTGAAGCACCCGGCTACGGGCAAACAGTCCTCGACTATGATCCCGGTTCCCGCGGCGCAATGGCGTATCTTGATGCGGCGATCGAACTCGGCAAACGCGGCGACTATGTGCCGCTCGACGCCGACGATCCTATTGGGCGTGCCCCCAGCAGCTAA
- the trxA gene encoding thioredoxin, whose translation MTAPVTITAENWSTTVLNADKPVLVDFWAEWCGPCRRIGPVLEEIASEYGDKFVIGKVNVDEQRSLAAMWQVMSIPALMFFSNGNKAGELIGVHTKEDIVAKLQSLA comes from the coding sequence ATGACCGCACCTGTGACTATCACCGCCGAGAACTGGTCGACCACTGTCCTTAACGCCGACAAACCAGTGCTCGTGGACTTTTGGGCCGAATGGTGTGGCCCGTGCCGTCGCATCGGACCGGTGCTGGAAGAGATCGCCTCTGAATATGGTGACAAGTTCGTCATCGGCAAAGTCAATGTTGACGAGCAGCGGAGCCTCGCCGCCATGTGGCAGGTCATGAGCATTCCGGCGTTGATGTTTTTCTCCAACGGCAACAAAGCCGGGGAGCTCATTGGTGTCCACACCAAGGAAGACATTGTCGCCAAATTGCAGTCGCTGGCCTAA
- the rsmG gene encoding 16S rRNA (guanine(527)-N(7))-methyltransferase RsmG, which translates to MTSSTPTPPAYAATLFGDNLDKAIGYHELLATAGYERGFIGPREVPRLWDRHILNCAIVAEILHPDEHLVDVGSGAGLPGIPLAIARPDLQVDLVESLLKRSVFLTEVVDTLQLDNVRVIRGRAEDPEVIDTVGGADVATSRAVAPLATLVGYCMPLIHATGRIDALKGETAAAEISRDSAAITRLGGNTPTILRCGEHTIAEPATVVRITKNPRRTKKR; encoded by the coding sequence GTGACTTCCTCGACGCCCACCCCACCGGCCTATGCCGCCACCCTGTTTGGCGACAACCTCGACAAAGCAATCGGCTACCATGAGCTGCTTGCCACCGCCGGATATGAGCGGGGATTCATCGGTCCGCGGGAAGTACCCCGCCTGTGGGATCGGCACATTCTCAACTGTGCAATTGTGGCCGAAATCCTGCATCCCGATGAGCATCTTGTCGACGTTGGATCCGGGGCGGGACTGCCCGGCATCCCGCTGGCTATCGCCCGCCCCGATCTGCAAGTAGACCTGGTTGAATCCCTCCTCAAACGCAGCGTCTTCCTCACCGAAGTAGTTGACACGCTACAGCTCGACAATGTGCGGGTCATCCGTGGCCGGGCCGAAGACCCGGAAGTGATCGACACAGTCGGCGGCGCCGATGTTGCCACCTCCCGGGCTGTTGCCCCGCTGGCCACCCTGGTGGGCTACTGTATGCCGCTGATCCACGCCACCGGGCGGATTGATGCCCTCAAAGGGGAAACAGCAGCAGCAGAAATCAGCCGCGACAGCGCGGCGATTACCCGCCTCGGCGGCAACACCCCGACGATTCTCCGCTGCGGGGAACACACCATTGCCGAACCTGCAACGGTGGTGCGAATAACCAAAAACCCGCGCCGCACCAAGAAACGCTAA